A genomic region of Devosia ginsengisoli contains the following coding sequences:
- a CDS encoding AMP nucleosidase yields the protein MTTISPPRLDKQSFTDPEKAWEYLAELYHRNTGFIRGHLEALTKGVVPPGRVRACYPQVEVRSTSYSRHESTLPYGFLHTPGLYRTTVTAPDLFRTYYQEQFTVILKNHGGTIDIGESDTPIPLHFAVEANERIDGEALNALNIPLRDVFDAPDLGNTDDEIANGTFVPPRGGPYPLAAFTAPRVDYSLFRLSHYTGTDASHFQNFVIFTNYAFYIDEFCRVAKEYMRSGHAHYESFIEPGNVVTDNALRGGNVAGTAPVRAPQMPAYHLTADRGRGITMVNIGVGPSNAKTITDHIAVLRPHAWIMLGHCAGLRNSQELGDYVLAHAYVREDHVLDADLPLTVPVPALAEVQVALEQAVHEITETEGIETKKIMRTGTVATFDNRNWELRDQVEIVRQLSQSRAVALDMESATIAANGFRFRVPYGTLLCVSDKPLHGELKLPGMASDFYRTQVNRHLQIGLRAMEILRDQPAERLHSRKLRSFAETAFQ from the coding sequence ATGACCACGATCAGCCCGCCCCGCCTCGACAAGCAGTCCTTCACCGATCCGGAGAAGGCGTGGGAATACCTGGCCGAGCTCTATCATCGCAATACCGGCTTCATCCGCGGGCATCTGGAGGCGCTGACCAAGGGCGTGGTGCCGCCGGGGCGCGTGCGGGCGTGCTATCCGCAGGTGGAGGTGCGCTCGACCAGCTATTCGCGGCATGAAAGCACCCTGCCCTATGGGTTCCTGCATACGCCGGGGCTGTATCGCACCACGGTGACGGCGCCGGACCTGTTCCGCACCTATTACCAGGAGCAATTCACCGTCATCCTGAAGAACCATGGCGGCACGATCGATATCGGGGAATCCGATACACCGATCCCGCTGCATTTTGCCGTGGAAGCCAATGAGCGGATCGATGGCGAGGCGCTGAATGCGCTCAACATTCCGCTGCGCGACGTGTTCGACGCGCCGGACCTGGGCAATACGGATGACGAAATCGCCAATGGCACATTCGTGCCGCCGCGCGGCGGGCCGTATCCGCTGGCGGCGTTTACGGCGCCGCGGGTGGACTATTCGCTGTTCCGGCTGAGCCATTATACCGGCACGGATGCCAGCCATTTCCAGAATTTTGTGATCTTCACCAATTACGCCTTCTATATCGACGAATTCTGCCGGGTGGCGAAGGAGTATATGCGCTCGGGGCACGCCCATTATGAGAGCTTCATCGAGCCGGGCAATGTGGTGACCGACAATGCGCTGCGCGGGGGCAATGTGGCGGGCACGGCGCCGGTGCGGGCGCCGCAGATGCCGGCCTATCACCTGACGGCCGATCGCGGGCGCGGCATAACCATGGTCAATATCGGCGTGGGGCCAAGCAATGCCAAGACGATTACCGACCATATCGCGGTGCTGCGGCCGCATGCCTGGATCATGCTGGGGCATTGCGCGGGGCTGCGGAACAGCCAGGAACTGGGCGATTACGTGCTGGCCCATGCCTATGTGCGCGAGGACCATGTGCTCGATGCCGACCTGCCGCTGACCGTGCCGGTGCCGGCACTGGCCGAAGTGCAGGTGGCGTTGGAACAGGCGGTGCATGAAATCACCGAGACCGAGGGCATCGAGACCAAGAAGATCATGCGCACCGGGACGGTGGCGACCTTCGACAATCGCAACTGGGAATTGCGCGACCAGGTGGAGATCGTGCGCCAGCTCAGCCAGTCACGCGCTGTGGCGCTGGACATGGAATCGGCGACGATCGCGGCCAACGGGTTCCGGTTCCGGGTGCCGTATGGGACCTTGCTCTGCGTGTCGGACAAGCCGCTGCATGGCGAATTGAAGCTGCCGGGCATGGCTTCGGATTTTTATCGCACGCAGGTGAACCGGCATTTGCAGATCGGGCTGCGGGCGATGGAAATTTTGCGGGACCAGCCTGCGGAACGGCTGCATTCGCGCAAACTGCGGAGCTTTGCCGAGACGGCGTTCCAGTAG
- a CDS encoding DUF1801 domain-containing protein, with translation MPEQKTRPDTGDVDEFLEQLDDPAKRADSYRLIEMMSVVSGEPPVLWGTMIGFGRYHYRYASGHEGEAFLIGFAPRKAEFSIYLMGTYMPEEIARRDGLLARLGKHRMGKACLYVKRLDDIDMNVLRELAEISVATLRAAYPAK, from the coding sequence ATGCCTGAGCAGAAGACCCGGCCCGATACCGGCGATGTCGATGAATTCCTGGAGCAACTGGACGATCCGGCCAAACGGGCGGACAGCTATCGGCTGATCGAGATGATGTCGGTGGTATCGGGCGAGCCCCCGGTGCTGTGGGGCACGATGATCGGCTTCGGGCGCTATCACTACCGCTATGCCAGCGGGCATGAGGGCGAGGCCTTTCTCATCGGCTTCGCGCCGCGCAAGGCGGAGTTCAGCATCTATCTGATGGGCACTTATATGCCCGAGGAGATCGCCCGGCGCGATGGATTGCTGGCCAGGCTGGGCAAGCACCGGATGGGCAAGGCGTGCCTTTATGTGAAGCGGCTCGACGATATCGACATGAATGTGCTGCGGGAGCTGGCGGAAATCTCGGTGGCGACGCTGCGGGCGGCCTATCCGGCAAAATAG
- the folD gene encoding bifunctional methylenetetrahydrofolate dehydrogenase/methenyltetrahydrofolate cyclohydrolase FolD, which yields MTAKIIDGKSFAEGLRTRIAGHVQRLKSEHGITPGLAVVIVGHDPASEIYVSSKAKQTAEVGMASFKHELPEDTSEADLLELVHRLNNDGQVHGILVQMPVPKQIDPIKVIEAIAPSKDVDCFTPANVGKVQIGLPGPVSCTPLGCLMLLRDQLGSLSGLNAVIIGRSNLVGKPMMQLLLRENCTVTVAHSKTKNLADVVRGADIVIAAVGRPEMIRGDWIKPGATIIDVGINRIPAPERGEGKTRLVGDVAYAEAAAVAAAITPVPGGVGPMTIACLLANTITTASLINGLVPPTDLTA from the coding sequence ATGACGGCAAAGATCATCGACGGCAAGAGCTTCGCCGAGGGCCTGCGCACCCGTATCGCCGGCCATGTGCAGCGCCTCAAATCCGAGCACGGCATCACCCCCGGCCTGGCCGTGGTCATTGTCGGCCACGATCCCGCCAGCGAGATCTATGTGAGCAGCAAGGCCAAGCAGACCGCCGAAGTCGGCATGGCCTCGTTCAAGCACGAACTGCCTGAGGATACGTCGGAGGCCGACCTTCTCGAACTCGTGCATCGCCTGAACAATGACGGTCAAGTCCATGGTATCCTTGTGCAAATGCCAGTGCCAAAACAGATCGATCCCATCAAGGTGATCGAGGCCATCGCCCCATCGAAGGACGTCGATTGCTTCACCCCGGCCAATGTCGGCAAGGTGCAGATCGGCCTGCCGGGCCCGGTTTCCTGCACGCCCCTCGGCTGCCTCATGCTGCTGCGCGACCAGCTCGGCTCGCTTTCCGGCCTCAACGCCGTCATCATCGGCCGCTCCAATCTCGTCGGCAAACCCATGATGCAGTTGTTGCTGCGCGAGAACTGCACCGTCACCGTCGCCCATTCCAAGACGAAGAACCTGGCTGACGTCGTCCGCGGCGCCGATATCGTCATAGCCGCCGTCGGCCGCCCGGAAATGATCCGCGGCGACTGGATCAAGCCCGGCGCTACCATCATCGATGTCGGCATCAACCGCATTCCCGCCCCCGAGCGCGGCGAGGGCAAGACGCGCCTGGTCGGCGACGTCGCCTATGCCGAGGCCGCTGCAGTCGCCGCCGCCATCACCCCGGTGCCCGGCGGCGTCGGCCCCATGACCATTGCCTGCCTGCTCGCCAACACCATCACCACCGCCTCGCTGATCAACGGCCTCGTGCCCCCCACCGACCTGACGGCATGA
- a CDS encoding DUF1643 domain-containing protein: protein MSVPAHDPGGKVRLRLAEGVHGDVVMSADTRYRQRMRRWLGDAFPEHYILFIGMNPSTADATVDDPTCAREWTFARREGFSGMVKCNVGDYRATDPKMLVQPGIVAVSDANLPIIRQAAGGAGRVVLCHGKLNKALAPAGHEIVEALKADGVELWCFGTNADGSPKHPLYLRADTPLVRFAG, encoded by the coding sequence ATGAGCGTTCCCGCCCACGATCCCGGCGGCAAGGTCCGCCTGCGCCTGGCCGAAGGCGTGCATGGCGACGTGGTGATGAGCGCGGATACCCGCTATCGCCAGCGCATGCGCCGCTGGCTGGGCGACGCTTTCCCCGAGCACTATATCCTCTTCATCGGCATGAACCCCTCCACCGCCGACGCGACCGTGGACGACCCCACCTGCGCCCGCGAATGGACCTTCGCCCGCCGCGAGGGCTTTTCCGGCATGGTGAAATGCAATGTCGGCGACTACCGCGCCACCGACCCGAAAATGCTGGTCCAACCGGGCATTGTCGCCGTTTCCGACGCCAACCTGCCCATCATCCGCCAGGCTGCTGGCGGAGCAGGGCGCGTCGTCCTCTGCCACGGCAAGCTCAACAAGGCGCTGGCGCCGGCTGGTCACGAAATCGTCGAAGCCCTCAAGGCCGACGGCGTAGAATTATGGTGCTTCGGGACCAATGCCGACGGCTCGCCCAAGCATCCGCTCTATCTCAGGGCCGATACACCGCTGGTACGGTTTGCGGGTTAG